The Bacteroidota bacterium genome segment AAACGATGGCTTTGGCTGGAACTAAAAATAAAAATACAGAAAACTGGAGTAATAAAGAACAAGCCGAGCAAAAATTTGTGGTAGATTATATCAAAGAATTTTTTGAAAACTTGGGATTAAATTATGATATTAAAAACGAACATTTGCAAATGGGAAATATCGAACATTTGCTCACAAAATTCGAATCAAAAAATAATTCTGATATTTGGAAATTTATCAACAATTTTATTAATAAATTCGCTCCAAGCCCGGCTGTTTGTGGTTACCCAAAAGAATTGGCTTTTAATACTATTATACAAAACGAATTATATAATAGAGAATTATATACAGGATTTTGGGGATTTATAAATTATGAGAAGGAAGTTGATATCTATGTGAATCTTCGTTGTGCTCAAATAACAGAAAAAGAAATCATATATTATGCTGGAGGGGGAATCAACAAGGGTTCCGAAGCTCAAAAAGAGTGGCAGGAGACGGAGGCTAAAATTAAGCTATTGGAATTCTAGTTTTCTCTTTCACACGTCATTGCGAGGGAGGAACGGACGAAGCAATCCCGT includes the following:
- a CDS encoding chorismate-binding protein, which encodes MEQEAFIASRLPGKETVFYRGKISYSENYIFAPRELVFVVKPFQLYTGLYIINDLQPIASAGFECYYSTNISTQDSQEDYNTVFQKTYTEILLDSGLKKVVLSRTKTRDKPADLIKYYNSLCKKFPNCFVNLFSSKATGTWIGASPEVLFKMGADSLETMALAGTKNKNTENWSNKEQAEQKFVVDYIKEFFENLGLNYDIKNEHLQMGNIEHLLTKFESKNNSDIWKFINNFINKFAPSPAVCGYPKELAFNTIIQNELYNRELYTGFWGFINYEKEVDIYVNLRCAQITEKEIIYYAGGGINKGSEAQKEWQETEAKIKLLEF